A segment of the Triticum urartu cultivar G1812 chromosome 1, Tu2.1, whole genome shotgun sequence genome:
aagttgctcagaacaacgaggcgaatccggatacgcagttcgttcgtccgccacacttccctagcatagcaaacatgcaacaatccccctccgtttcatctgtccgaaaatgtcAAACACCgagaatactttcccggatgtttttcccaCTTCACCAGTATCACCTattactgcgttaggtcacctctagaccgcgcattgccatgttacgctttgtgatgctttgattgctctattatttattgtgttccccctccgttacttcttttcgATAGACCCTGAGACTGCCGGCgacccccagttcgactacggtgttgacgactcctctctcttgccagagcaaccaggcaagccccccctttgatcaccagatatcgcctattcttctctctactgcttgtattagagtagtgtagcatgttactgctttccgttatcctatcctgatgcatagcctgtccttgctactactgttgatacctttacctgcaatcctaaatacttagtataggatgctagtgttccatcagtggccctacactcttgtctgtctgccatgctatactactgggccgtgatcacttcgggaggtgatcacgggcatatactatatactttacactgttacattacctgtggtactgttcggagttgggggctgaaggggcaggtggctccatcccggtagaggtgggcctgggttcccgacggcccccgactgttactttgtggcagagcgacagggcaggttgagaccacctaggagagaggtgggcctggccctggtcggcgttcgcggatacttaacacgtttaacaagatcttggtatttgatctgagtctggccactggcctatacgcactaaccatctacgcgaggacagttatgggcactcgacgtcatatggtatcagccgaagccttcgtgacatcagtgACTGAGCGGCACGCGCTGGATTAGAACGTAAGCCtactcttgtattaagggggctagttctgcttccggccgcccttgcaacatgcaggtgtgcaatgggcgatgggcccagacccctgcgccataggatttagaccggcgtgctgacctctctgttgtgcctaggtagggctgcgacatgttgatcttccgaggccgtgcatgacccaggaaagtgtgtccggccaaatgggatcgagcatgttgggttatgtggtgcacccctgcagggaagttaatctattcgaatagccgtgatcttcggtaacatgacaacttggagttgtaccttgaccttatgacaactagaaccggttacgtaataaaacacacccttccaagtgccagatacaacccggtggtcgctctctaacagggcgacgaggagaggatcatcggttaggattatgctatgtgatgttacttggtgaacttaccatctactctcttcttctgctgcaagatggaggttaccagaagcgtagtcttcgaaaggactagctatctccctcttattccggcattctgcagtccAATCCACATATGATACGCTTATTCCATTTGATagcaatgcatacatatgtagtgtagctccttgcgtgcgagtactttggatgagtactcacggtttctttactcccccttttccccccttcctatacccgattgctgcgaccagacgttggagcctaggagccagacgccaccgtcgacgacgacgactactactcgggaggtgcctactactacgtgcagcccgctgacgacgaccaggagtagattaggaggatcccaggaaggaggcccgcgcctctttcgatctgtatcctagtttgtgctagcctttttaagccaaacttgtttaacttatgtctgtactcagatattgttgcttccgctgtctcgtctatgatcgagctcttgtattcgagccctcgaggcccctggcttgtaatatgatgcttgtatgacttattttatttgtagagttgtgttgtgatatcttcccgtgagtccctgatcttgatcgtgcacatttgcgtgtatgattagtgtacagtcGAATCGGTGGCGTCACACGGCCGACGCATCTACAAATCCGGGCGGACGCAGCCGCATTGCCCCCCCAATGGACAAAAAGCGAAAAAATGaacgtccgtttggggtcgtgcgttggagttggcctaacCATTGCAAACATGGTACTTCACAACAATTCCAAACAAGGCCACTTAACAGTGTACTTAAGTGGTCAACATTGTAAAACGATCCAAGCCTCTCACCGAGGAGCAAATTAAGGGGACCCAACCCTAGCTGTCGCCACCAGAACTTTCCTACTTGGCGCTACCTCGATCTCCCTTATATTTCTCGACCAGTGGCCTCACCGGTGACAAGAGGAGTGGGGAACCATCCATCTTGTTTTCTGTTTCTTAGGTTTTTGCTTCCCTGGCGACATCAGGTGGAGGCCGTGATGGAGTGCTGAAATAAGGTCTCTTCGGTCTCTCCCTGCCTCGACGATGTTCGACCCAACGTCAATGAAGGCCTGTGAGAGTTTGTGTCCCTAAATCTATTGGTTCCCTTCTGATCTTGGTAGATGGTGTGTCTTTCAAGGAGAGCTATTGACTGATTATTGGTGTGATGACTTTGACATATTCTTCCATATTGTTCTATGGCATGGTCAGCTTTCTTCAACCTCTGATCTAGTGCTGATGGATAGCAAGCATGTTCTGCATGAGGTGATGCTCCAGCTCTGTTGCTTCAATGATTTATAGATTTTGTCTCAAGTGACGAGTGACTATTGCGTCTTCAAAGCCTGGTATGGAGAGAGCGTTTGCAGGTGTTACTTTTCTTTATTGTTGGTCAGTGCAATTTTTAATCTTCGAACGATGGCATGCaatcaaggaagaagaagacttgTATGACTTAATTTTTGTTTTTCTTGATTTAAGATACCCTTTGGGTGTCTTTACTTTAAAAAATATAATGTACTTGAAAGACTTTCAAACACCTACTCCTCACCCCCTACTGATGATGGTATGTAGGAAGAGGACCAGTCCTGCATGTCCATGGTGGAGCCTGGCGATGATCTTGTCTCTATAGCGTAAATGTCAAAGAGATCTTTCCACCCATTTACAATGAGGTGTGCATCTTCTGGCGACGTCGAGTAGGCAGATGATATGTCCGTCTTGTCGTATACAATGCTCTCATGTCACCAACTACGTTTAGCTTGCATTTGCTCGGGGTACCACATGTCCTGAGAGCTGCAGTTGCAAAACATAATTGGTAATAACATATAAGTATATTTATAGTAAGCACTCTATTAAATGGCCAGTGCTAGCCGTAAGCCGGCTGATTCAATGCGGGGATCAGCCGCCTCGCCAGCCGCCCGATTGGCCTGCTCAGGACCGTTAGATACTTAAAGATGAAAATCCCAAGTCGTCCTTCTGTTTTCACACCTCACGGGTGCACGCACGCGTTCGCATCTTCATCCTCACAACGTCATGCTCACAGCTCACTATACCAATCTGACCACCTTCAGGGCTCGTCAAGAAGCCATCTCATGTTCATTGTGCCGCGCATCCCACGCAACTAGCTGCTATTGCAGGCTCGCAGCAACCTCACTTGGCCTCCCATGCCGCAATGCAACATAACCCGCATCGTCAGTCGTTGGAAGCACCGTCCTTGCATCAGGCCATGGTCACGTACCAGGTGCTTGCAGCGGACATCAGTGCAAGGCTACGATCAGTGTTGGTCTGACGGCGGCTTGACTACTTCAATGATGTTGTGACACCATGGTTCGACGGCCACGATAATCGGCGTGCTTCAATTGGTCGTGGTGTGCTTCAATGGTGACATTGATGGTGCAATGGCTGGCTGCTTCGATGATGCTGCAAACTCGTGCTTCGACAGCTGTGGAGACGACGTGCTTCGACGATCGCAGCGACACTGCGACGGAGGTCCGACTGTTTCAATGATGTTACGACGCCGTGCTTCGATGACCATGGCGACGCTGCGACGAAGGCTCGGCTGCTTCGATGATGCTGCCACGTCATGCTTCATGACCATGGCAACGCTGACATGGCGGCTTGGCTGCTTCGACGCTGCGATGGAGGCCCGGTTGCTTTAATGATGTTCTGGCGGCGTGCTTCACGGCCACGACAATGTTGCGACGACGACACGACTGCTTCGAGGACCATGGCGTGTGCCATGACGATGGGTTGTCTTCTTCAATGATGTTGCAATGACAAATGCTTCGATGGCCACGGCGTTGGCGTTGTCAAAGACGCTACTCCAAGCATTGCTATAGGGGGGTGTTTTGCACGTGTTGCATGGGAGAAGATGAGTGTGATGTGCTCGGAAGGGAAGGACAAGTGGCAGTGTCAGGTGCATTGAACCAGCAACGATAGTATGATGTACTCCTATGTAATTCAGCTTTCATCATGTGAAGTTTCACGCGAGCGGCTAACATCAGTACTACCATGGCTACGCAGTCTTTGACGACGCCACACGATTTGCTACGCGCCACACGATTCCGAGGATCGGACGACGCTGGACGCGACCGAATATGCCAAGAAATCATACGGATGTTTTAAAGTGTTTTCCTTATTAAATTTACAAATAATACATATGAACAATAAGACATTGGATACAACACATATAGTGCATTCGATGGCGCGTGGCCCACGCAGTATCTGACACGTGTGCCTGCGGCGCAAAGGATCCGCTCTCCGCGACACGTGTGCCTGTGTACAGCGGTTAACCTCTGGTAGCATCCACCAATCTGTTCGCCGTGtgtctctccccctctcttctctCTTGCTCGCCCGCTCGCGTTCACCACGAAGCCCAATCGCAGCACTCTGCCTCGTCGCTCGGAGCACCGCGCCATGCGCCACCCGTGGAAGCACCCCACCGCGCGCCACGGCGCCGCCGAGCTCTGCTTCCGCGAGGTCGGCGACCTCCTCCCCCGCCGCTtcgctcgccgcgccgccgcctccgagGTTCCCCTCCCTCCCCCATCCACTCTCCGCTTCCCTCCCCCCAATCGTGCTTCGATCGATCCATCAGGGGTGCGGATCAGCATAGGCACTAGCCAGCCATGTGCCATCGGCCAGCTGCGGATCGTGCTGCGCAGTGTTCGGGCCGTGGTCTTCTTGCCGTTTTAACTGAGATTTAGTGTTGGGTGAGATTGGACCACTGCTGATGTTAGCACACGCAAATTGGCTTCTCGAATTGGTGCTTGGGGATCACAGTCATGTAGGAGCATTATTTTGGCCATTGATTGCTCCTTACATTGGGCTATATGACATGGGTTGTGATGATCGGGGAATGAGTTAATAATGGTATTTTAATACTATGTGACAGAATCTTCTAAATGCAGAGCGGTATCTTGACCTCGTGATTTGGCAATCAAAAGGATCTGATTGAATAGCTTGATCTGAATCCTGAGCCGCTCATTAGCTTCTTCCTTATAAAGTACTAGCAAATAGACTGAATGTGTAATGTGTGCATTTATTTTATGCGGTTACTTGCTGATGTAAGTGCTGTCATACAGGATCTTGTAATGCGCCTCCAGATTCATAGGAAGCTCAACAAGCACACAGGATGCGTGAACACGGTGGGCTTCAATGCCGCTGGTGACACCCTCATATCTGGGTCAGATGATCAGAGGGTAATGCTGTGGGATTGGGACACTGGTGCAGTTAAAATGCAGTTCCATTCGGGCCATGGCGATAATGTATTCCAAGCACGGTTCATGCCTTACACGAATGATCGCACCATTGTCACCTGCGCTGCTGATGGCGAGGTAGATGTGTTAATTTCTCTTtcatatactccctctgttcctaaatgtAAGTCTTTTTACAGATTCCAACAAgggactacatacggaacaaaatgagtgaatctacactctaaaatatgtctatatacatccgtatgttgtagtccattgaaatctctaaaaagactcatatttaggaacggagggagtacttcacATGATGTTCAGATGGTGATAGTAAGTTCAGAGGTTACAATCTGTTAATTCAATCAGGTGAGAGTTGCCAAGATCCAGGATGGCCGGGATGTGCTTACTTCATTGCTTGGTGACCATGATGGAAGGGCTCACAAGTTGGCTTTAGAGCCTGGAAGCCCTTATATTTTCTATAGTTGTGGCGAAGATGGTCATGTCCAACATGTAAGGTCCCAATCCCCAAAACATGCCCTTTCTCACTCACATGTGTGCACATGCAACATTTTATCTTTGTATCTGACTGCTTGTAGTTAACCATTTTCACTTCTGTGCAGTTTGATTTGAGGACAGATACAGCCACAGAGTTATTCATTTGCAGAAAGTTTGTGGCTAAATCAGGATACTCCTCTCATGTCCATCTTAATGCAATCACAATTGATCCACGGAATCCAAATCTTCTTGCAGTTGCGGGAAACAATTCTTATGCTCGTGTCTACGACATCCGTAAATGCAAGTCGGGTGGATCATCTGATTTCGCTCAGCCATCTGACTGTTATTGTCCACCACATCTTATTGGCAATAAGAATGTTGGAATAACAGGGTTAGCATTCTCTCACCAGAGTGAGTTGCTTGTATCTTACAATGATGAGAATATTTACCTCTTCCCTAAAAATGGAGGGCTGGGACCCGACCCAAAATCATCCGTCAAAATTGGAGGCGGTGAAGGGTCCAACTCAACAGTGTTTGCatctggtgaagatgttgatcgACCTGCGCCTCAGGTTTATGTTGGGCATCGCAATTGTGAGACTGTGAAGGGTGTGACTTTTATTGGGCCAAATCATGAATATGTTGCCAGTGGGTCAGACTGTGGTCGGTTGTTTATTTGGAGGAAGAGAGATGGGAAATTTTTACGGGCAATGGAGGGTGATGAATGCATAGTCAATTGTATTGAGCCCCATCCTCATGCTAT
Coding sequences within it:
- the LOC125512572 gene encoding DDB1- and CUL4-associated factor 8-like, producing the protein MRHPWKHPTARHGAAELCFREVGDLLPRRFARRAAASEDLVMRLQIHRKLNKHTGCVNTVGFNAAGDTLISGSDDQRVMLWDWDTGAVKMQFHSGHGDNVFQARFMPYTNDRTIVTCAADGEVRVAKIQDGRDVLTSLLGDHDGRAHKLALEPGSPYIFYSCGEDGHVQHFDLRTDTATELFICRKFVAKSGYSSHVHLNAITIDPRNPNLLAVAGNNSYARVYDIRKCKSGGSSDFAQPSDCYCPPHLIGNKNVGITGLAFSHQSELLVSYNDENIYLFPKNGGLGPDPKSSVKIGGGEGSNSTVFASGEDVDRPAPQVYVGHRNCETVKGVTFIGPNHEYVASGSDCGRLFIWRKRDGKFLRAMEGDECIVNCIEPHPHAMTIASSGIDNDVKLWTPSAVERARVVNVEELKPRKRKAKLWQFALPEELVWHVLASRRRQPAAGEDSSEDLEDNTELLSLVLRAANRDNLSDESDEDEKTSDGSGE